The nucleotide window GCGCTGTGGCCGAACACCGTCTCGAAGCGCTCGTTCACCCGCCGGGTGATCGGTTCGCCGTCGACCAGTTCGTAGCGCAGCGCCGCGTCCGGAACGTTCTCGAACAGCGCCGTGAGGCGATCGCGCTCGACGACGAGTTCGCGCTCGCGTTCGGCGCGTTCGAGCGCCGCCTCGGTGTTCGCCGCGAGCAGTTTCGCCAGCGAGACGTCGCGGTCGTCGAACACGCCCGGTTCGGTCGCGCCGATGGTCAGGACACCGTGGTCGCCGAGCGGCAACAGCAGCTCGCTTCTGATCGGTGTGTTCGGGTTGTGAACCTCGGATTGGCGGTCGACGCGGTCGTACCGTTGCATTGTGCCGGACTCGAAGACCGTCCAGGCAAGACTCTCGCCGCCGGCGAAGGTCGGTGGCGCGTCGAACAGCTCCGTGCCGGCCTCGGAGATCGCCACCGGTCGGAGTTCGCCCGCCTCGTGAAGCCAGATCCCGTTCAGCTCCATATCGAGCACGTCGGCAGCGGTCTCGATCGCGACGTCGGCGACCTCGCGCCGTGTGGTGGCCGCCATCATCTCCCGGCTGGCGTCGTGAAGCGCTTGGAGCAGTCGCTCGTGGCGCTTGTGGACCGTGATGTCGCGGACGACGCCGACGGTGCCCGCGAAGCCGGCGTCGCCCTCCAACGCCGTGAGCTGGATCTCGCACGGGATGGAGTCGCCGTCGGCGGTGTGGACGGTCGCATCGTAGGAGTCGCTGACGGCGTTCGCACCGTCGGCGAGCAGCCGCTGGATCACCGAGCGGCCGAGTGCAATGTCGTCCTCGTCGAGCAGCATCGAGACGTGTTCACCGAGGAGTTCTTCGCGACCGTAGCCCGTCTCCGCGACGAGCGTGTCGTTGACCGTCCTAAATCGCCCGTCGGCATCGAGCGTGTAGATCATGTCGCCGGCGGCGTCGAGCATCCGGCCGTACCGGCGCAGTCGCTCCTCGCGTTCGAGGCGATCGAGCGCCGCTTCGGCGTTCGCCGCGAGCACGCGCGCGAGTCTGACGGTACTGTCGTCGAACGACTCGTCGGGCGAGGCGACGGTGATCGTGCCGTGGTCGCCGAGCGGGAGGTAGAGTCGATGGCGCAGCGGAATGCCGTCGTCGGGTGCGTTCGCCTCGCCGACGACGATCGCCTCGCCGGCACGGAACGCTCGCCACGGGAACCCCTCGCCGCGCGCGTAGCGCGGCCGCTCGCCGAGTCGGTCGTGTGTCGCAGCGGTCACGGACACGGGATCGAGGCTGTCGCGCTCGTCGTCGTGCAGACGTACCACGGCAATCGGAAAGCCGAGGATCTCTTCGATCGTCGTCGTGACGGCGTCGGCGATCCCGTCTTCGTCCCTGGCGGCCACGAACCGCCGCGTCGCCTCGTGAAGCGCCCCGATGGCTTGCTCGCGGCGGCGCTGCTCGACGACGTTGCGCCCGACGCCGACGATGCCGTAGCCGTTGCCGAGGGGAACGCGCGCGCCGCTGAACTGGTGAGGGATCGTCTCGCCGGCGTTCGTCACGAGCGCCGACTCGACCACGGCGCTCTCGCCCGTTCGCAGGATTTCCTGTATGCGCTCGTCGATACGGTCGTAATCCGCATCGGGGACGAACTCGGAATAGTTCGTTCCGGCGATCGTCGTGTCGTCGTAGCCGACGACGGACGCGTACTCCTCGTTCCACCGAACCATCGTGCCCTCGGGATCGAGAACATAGGCCGGGTCCGGCAGCGCCTCGAAGAAGCCGTCGGTGATCGCGCGTTCCCGGTCGCGGTCGCGTTCGGTCCGCGTCGATCGCTCTCTGAACACGCCGTGCAGGAGCGTACGGTCGTCCATCTGGACGGTGCGTGCTCTGAGATCGACAGGTATCGTCTCGCCGTCGGCGGTCTCGATCAGCACCGCCGAGCCGTCGCCGAACCGGGCGGCATCGGTACCGGACGACGCGGCGTGCCGTTCGAACAGCTCGCGATAGCGCTCCCGCTGCTCGGCGGGATGGAGTGCCGTCTGGTCCATCCCGACGAGCTCCTCGCGCGGGCGGCCGAACAGCGTCGCGGCGACGTCGTTCGTCTCGACGATCCGCCCCGTCTCGGCGTCGGCGATCACCACCGCGTCCGGCGTGGCGTCGATGAGCGAGCGGTAGAGTCGTTCGGATTCGGCGAGCGCACACTCGGCGCGATAAC belongs to Halococcus qingdaonensis and includes:
- a CDS encoding PAS domain S-box protein yields the protein MVDDEPAVADFASTSLERIDDRLTVATEADAEAVLDRIEGTEIDCIVSDYRMPGMDGLALLERVRERHPNIPFILFTGEGGEGVASEAISAGVTDYLRKGTGSERYELLANSIVNAVESYRAECALAESERLYRSLIDATPDAVVIADAETGRIVETNDVAATLFGRPREELVGMDQTALHPAEQRERYRELFERHAASSGTDAARFGDGSAVLIETADGETIPVDLRARTVQMDDRTLLHGVFRERSTRTERDRDRERAITDGFFEALPDPAYVLDPEGTMVRWNEEYASVVGYDDTTIAGTNYSEFVPDADYDRIDERIQEILRTGESAVVESALVTNAGETIPHQFSGARVPLGNGYGIVGVGRNVVEQRRREQAIGALHEATRRFVAARDEDGIADAVTTTIEEILGFPIAVVRLHDDERDSLDPVSVTAATHDRLGERPRYARGEGFPWRAFRAGEAIVVGEANAPDDGIPLRHRLYLPLGDHGTITVASPDESFDDSTVRLARVLAANAEAALDRLEREERLRRYGRMLDAAGDMIYTLDADGRFRTVNDTLVAETGYGREELLGEHVSMLLDEDDIALGRSVIQRLLADGANAVSDSYDATVHTADGDSIPCEIQLTALEGDAGFAGTVGVVRDITVHKRHERLLQALHDASREMMAATTRREVADVAIETAADVLDMELNGIWLHEAGELRPVAISEAGTELFDAPPTFAGGESLAWTVFESGTMQRYDRVDRQSEVHNPNTPIRSELLLPLGDHGVLTIGATEPGVFDDRDVSLAKLLAANTEAALERAERERELVVERDRLTALFENVPDAALRYELVDGEPITRRVNERFETVFGHSAGEITGENAGDYIVPSDREMAIESVDAALADGTSRQTTVRRLTADGVRDFLVHIAPLEPGERKGGYAIYTDITDQKRRERDLERQNELLDGFASVISHDLRNPMGVARGRLELAEADHHSEHHDAALWALDRMDTLIEDVLTLARQGRVIDDPEPVELAGMAERAWRTVDGEDATIDVELSGTVAGDPDRLTRLFANLFRNAIDHAGSDVHVTVGTTETGFFVADDGPGIPDGECERIFEHGYSTSESGTGLGLMIVRRIADAHGWSVSVADTADGARFEVDIGGDGEQAVLPAEPGRN